The Molothrus ater isolate BHLD 08-10-18 breed brown headed cowbird chromosome 18, BPBGC_Mater_1.1, whole genome shotgun sequence genome window below encodes:
- the GNAZ gene encoding guanine nucleotide-binding protein G(z) subunit alpha — MGCRQSSEEKEAARRSRRIDRHLRSESQRQRREIKLLLLGTSNSGKSTIVKQMKIIHSGGFNLEACKEYKPLIIYNAIDSLTRIIRALATLKIEFHNPDRAYDAVQLFALTGPAESKGEITPELLGVMKRLWADPGVQECFCRSNEYHLEDNAAYYLNDLERIAALDYIPTVEDILRSRDMTTGIVENKFTFKELTFKMVDVGGQRSERKKWIHCFEGVTAIIFCVELSGYDLKLYEDNQTSRMAESLRLFDSICNNNWFINTSLILFLNKKDLLAEKIRRIPLTVCFPEYKGQNTYEEAAVYIQRQFEDLNRNKETKEIYSHFTCATDTSNIQFVFDAVTDVIIQNNLKYIGLC, encoded by the exons CTCCTCCTCCTGGGCACCAGCAATTCTGGGAAGAGCACTATCGTAAAGCAGATGAAAATCATTCACAGCGGTGGCTTTAACTTGGAGGCCTGTAAGGAATACAAACCTCTGATTATCTATAATGCAATTGACTCTCTCACACGGATCATTCGGGCTCTGGCCACCCTCAAGATAGAATTTCACAATCCTGACAGAGCGTACGATGCAGTGCAGCTTTTTGCCCTGACAGGCCCAGCTGAGAGCAAAGGGGAGATCACCCCGGAGCTGCTGGGGGTGATGAAGAGGCTGTGGGCAGACCCTGGCGTGCAGGAGTGTTTTTGCCGCTCCAACGAGTACCACCTGGAGGATAACGCTGCCTACTACCTGAACGACCTGGAACGCATCGCCGCCCTGGACTACATCCCCACGGTGGAAGATATTCTGAGGTCTCGGGACATGACCACAGGGATTGTAGAAAACAAGTTCACCTTCAAAGAGCTGACTTTCAAAATGGTGGATGTGGGTGGACAGAGATCTGAACGCAAAAAGTGGATCCACTGTTTCGAGGGGGTTACAGCAATAATTTTCTGTGTGGAGCTGAGTGGGTATGACTTGAAGCTGTATGAAGATAACCAAACA AGTCGAATGGCAGAAAGTTTGCGTCTCTTTGATTCCATCTGCAACAACAACTGGTTTATCAACACTTCCCTCATCCTTTTTTTGAATAAGAAAGATCTGCTGGCAGAAAAAATCCGACGCATCCCCCTAACAGTCTGCTTTCCTGAATACAAAGGCCAAAACACGTACGAGGAGGCAGCGGTCTACATCCAACGGCAGTTTGAGGACTTGAATCGCAACAAGGAGACCAAGGAGATCTACTCACACTTCACCTGTGCCACTGATACCAGTAACATACAGTTTGTGTTTGATGCAGTGACAGATGTCATCATTCAGAACAATCTCAAATACATTGGCCTCTGCTAA